In Thunnus maccoyii chromosome 3, fThuMac1.1, whole genome shotgun sequence, the following proteins share a genomic window:
- the LOC121893844 gene encoding uncharacterized protein LOC121893844, with protein MVTSLQRVDGKSQTDDDDRQRINNLIDKHKHVSDRTSTHHAEDRKWPKQLPELNRGLEAHIPLTHSLRRTVSCVPVGTLVSRVQVGTLVSRVQVGTIVSRVQVGTLVSRVQVGTIVSRVQVGTLVSRVLVGTLVSRVQVGTLVSRVRVGTLVSRVRVGTLVSRVRVGTLVSRVRVGTLVSRVRVGTLVSRVRVRTLVSRVRVGTLVSRVRVGTLVSCVRVGTLVSRVQVGTLVSRVQVGTLVSRVRLGTLVSRVRVRTLVSRVRVGTLVSRVQVGTLVSRVRVGTLVSRVRVGTLVSRVRVGTLVSRVRVGTIVSRVRVRTLVSRVRVGTLVSRVWVGTLVSCVRVGTLVSRVRLGTLVSRVRVGTLVSRVRVGTLVSRVRVGTIVSRVRVRTLVSRVRVGTLVSRVWVGTLVSCVRVGTLVSRVRVGTLVSRVRVGTLVSRVRVGTLVSRVRVGTLVSRVRVGTLVSRVRVGTLFSRVRVGTLVSRVRVGTLFSRVRVGTLVSRVRVGTLVSRVRVGTIVSRVRVGTLVSRVRVGTLVSRVRVGTLVSRVQVGTLVSCVRVGTLVSRVQVGTLVSRVRVGTIVSRVRVGTIVSRVRVGTIVSRVRVGTLVSRVRVGTLVSRVRVGTLVSRVRVGTVVSRVRVGTIVSRVRVGTLVSRVRVGTLVSRVRVGTVVSCVRLGTLVSRVRVGTLVSRV; from the exons ATCGAACTTCAACACATCACGCTGAGGACAGGAAGTGGCCCAAACAGCTTCCTGAGCTTAACCGCGGCCTCGAGGCCCACATCCCGCTGACGCACAGCCTCCGCCGCAC CGTTTCCTGTGTTCCAGTAGGAACTCTTGTTTCCCGTGTTCAGGTAGGAACTCTTGTTTCCCGTGTTCAGGTAGGAACTATTGTTTCCCGTGTTCAGGTAGGAACTCTTGTTTCCCGTGTTCAGGTAGGAACTATTGTTTCCCGTGTTCAGGTAGGAACTCTTGTTTCCCGTGTTCTGGTAGGAACTCTTGTTTCCCGTGTTCAGGTAGGAACTCTTGTCTCCCGTGTTCGGGTAGGAACTCTTGTTTCCCGTGTTCGGGTAGGAACTCTTGTCTCCCGTGTTCGGGTAGGAACTCTTGTTTCCCGTGTTCGGGTAGGAACTCTTGTTTCCCGTGTTCGGGTAGGAACTCTTGTTTCCCGTGTTCGAGTAAGAACTCTTGTTTCCCGTGTTCGGGTAGGAACTCTTGTTTCCCGTGTTCGAGTAGGAACTCTTGTTTCCTGTGTTCGGGTAGGAACTCTTGTTTCCCGTGTTCAGGTAGGAACTCTTGTTTCCCGTGTTCAGGTAGGAACTCTTGTTTCCCGTGTTCGGTTAGGAACTCTTGTTTCCCGTGTTCGAGTAAGAACTCTTGTTTCCCGTGTTCGGGTAGGAACTCTTGTTTCCCGTGTTCAGGTAGGAACTCTTGTTTCCCGTGTTCGGGTAGGAACTCTTGTTTCCCGTGTTCGAGTAGGAACTCTTGTTTCCCGTGTTCGGGTAGGAACTCTTGTTTCCCGTGTTCGGGTAGGAACTATTGTTTCCCGTGTTAGAGTAAGAACTCTTGTTTCCCGTGTTCGGGTAGGAACTCTTGTTTCCCGTGTTTGGGTAGGAACTCTTGTTTCCTGTGTTCGGGTAGGAACTCTTGTTTCCCGTGTTCGGTTAGGAACTCTTGTTTCCCGTGTTCGAGTAGGAACTCTTGTTTCCCGTGTTCGGGTAGGAACTCTTGTTTCCCGTGTTCGGGTAGGAACTATTGTTTCCCGTGTTAGAGTAAGAACTCTTGTTTCCCGTGTTCGGGTAGGAACTCTTGTTTCCCGTGTTTGGGTAGGAACTCTTGTTTCCTGTGTTCGGGTAGGAACTCTTGTCTCCCGTGTTCGGGTAGGAACTCTTGTCTCCCGTGTTCGAGTAGGAACTCTTGTTTCCCGTGTTCGGGTAGGAACTCTTGTCTCCCGTGTTCGGGTAGGAACTCTTGTCTCCCGTGTTCGAGTAGGAACTCTTGTTTCCCGTGTTCGGGTAGGAACTCTTTTTTCCCGTGTTCGAGTAGGAACTCTTGTCTCCCGTGTTCGGGTAGGAACTCTTTTTTCCCGTGTTCGGGTAGGAACTCTTGTTTCCCGTGTTCGGGTAGGAACTCTTGTTTCCCGTGTTCGGGTAGGAACTATTGTTTCTCGTGTTCGGGTAGGAACTCTTGTTTCCCGTGTTCGGGTAGGAACTCTTGTTTCCCGTGTTCGGGTAGGAACTCTTGTTTCCCGTGTTCAGGTAGGAACTCTTGTTTCCTGTGTTCGGGTAGGAACTCTTGTTTCCCGTGTTCAAGTAGGAACTCTTGTTTCCCGTGTTCGGGTAGGAACTATTGTTTCCCGTGTTCGAGTAGGAACTATTGTTTCTCGTGTTCGAGTAGGAACTATTGTTTCTCGTGTTCGAGTAGGAACTCTTGTTTCTCGTGTTCGAGTAGGAACTCTTGTCTCCCGTGTTCGAGTAGGAACTCTTGTTTCCCGTGTTCGGGTAGGAACTGTTGTTTCCCGTGTTCGAGTAGGAACTATTGTTTCTCGTGTTCGGGTAGGAACTCTTGTCTCCCGTGTTCGAGTAGGAACTCTTGTTTCCCGTGTTCGGGTAGGAACTGTTGTTTCCTGTGTTCGGTTAGGAACTCTTGTTTCCCGTGTTCGGGTAGGAACTCTTGTTTCTCGTGTTTGA
- the LOC121893845 gene encoding stress protein DDR48-like → MSVPMIGNKSSYPNTGNKSSYPNTGKKSSYPNTGNKSSYLNTGDKSSYPNTGDKSSYSNTRNNSSYSNTGNNSSYPNTGNKSSYPNTGNKSSYPNTGNNSSYQNTGDKSSYLNTGNNSSYPNTGNKSSYPNTGNNSSYQNTGDKSSYPNTGNKSSYPNTGDKSSYLNTGNKSSYPNTGNKSSYPNTGNKSSYPNTGDKSSYPNTGDKSSYLNTGNKSSYPNTGDKSSYPNTGNKSSYPNTGDKSSYPNTGDKSSYPNTGNNSSYPNTGDKSSYLNTGNKSSYPNTGNKSSYPNTGDKSSYPNTGNNSSYPNTGDKSSYLNTGNKSSYPNTGNKSSYPNTGDKSSYPNTGNNSSYPNTGNKSSYSNTGNKSSYLNTGNKSSYPNTGNKSSYSNTGDKSSYPNTGDKSSYLNTGDKSSYPNTGNKSSYSNTGDKSSYPNTRNNSSYSNTRNNSSYSNTRNKSSYPNTGNKSS, encoded by the coding sequence atcgGAAACAAGAGTTCCTACCCGAACACGGGAAACAAGAGTTCCTACCCGAACACGGGAAAAAAGAGTTCCTACCCGAACACGGGAAACAAGAGTTCCTACCTGAACACGGGAGACAAGAGTTCCTACCCGAACACGGGAGACAAGAGTTCCTACTCGAACACGAGAAACAATAGTTCCTACTCGAACACGGGAAACAACAGTTCCTACCCGAACACGGGAAACAAGAGTTCCTACCCGAACACGGGAAACAAGAGTTCCTACCCGAACACGGGAAACAATAGTTCCTACCAGAACACGGGAGACAAGAGTTCCTACCTGAACACGGGAAACAATAGTTCCTACCCGAACACGGGAAACAAGAGTTCCTACCCGAACACGGGAAACAATAGTTCCTACCAGAACACGGGAGACAAGAGTTCCTACCCGAACACGGGAAACAAGAGTTCCTACCCGAACACGGGAGACAAGAGTTCCTACCTGAACACAGGAAACAAGAGTTCCTACCCGAACACGGGAAACAAGAGTTCCTACCCGAACACGGGAAACAAGAGTTCCTACCCGAACACGGGAGACAAGAGTTCCTACCCGAACACGGGAGACAAGAGTTCCTACCTGAACACAGGAAACAAGAGTTCCTACCCGAACACGGGAGACAAGAGTTCCTACCCGAACACGGGAAACAAGAGTTCCTACCCGAACACGGGAGACAAGAGTTCCTACCCGAACACGGGAGACAAGAGTTCCTACCCGAACACTGGAAACAATAGTTCCTACCCGAACACGGGAGACAAGAGTTCCTACCTGAACACAGGAAACAAGAGTTCCTACCCGAACACGGGAAACAAGAGTTCCTACCCGAACACGGGAGACAAGAGTTCCTACCCGAACACGGGAAACAATAGTTCCTACCCGAACACGGGAGACAAGAGTTCCTACCTGAACACAGGAAACAAGAGTTCCTACCCGAACACGGGAAACAAGAGTTCCTACCCGAACACGGGAGACAAGAGTTCCTACCCGAACACGGGAAACAATAGTTCCTACCCGAACACGGGAAACAAGAGTTCCTACTCGAACACGGGAAACAAGAGTTCCTACCTGAACACGGGAAACAAGAGTTCCTACCCGAACACGGGAAACAAGAGTTCCTACTCGAACACGGGAGACAAGAGTTCCTACCCGAACACGGGAGACAAGAGTTCCTACCTGAACACGGGAGACAAGAGTTCCTACCCGAACACAGGAAACAAGAGTTCCTACTCGAACACGGGAGACAAGAGTTCCTACCCGAACACGAGAAACAATAGTTCCTACTCGAACACGAGAAACAATAGTTCCTACTCAAACACGAGAAACAAGAGTTCCTACCCGAACACGGGAAACAAGAGTTCCTAA